TCCCCGCCTTCCTCCTCCAGATCCAATCTCATCCTCCATCGTATGCACCACATCCACCGCCGCCAGAACTTCCTCCGCACCCCCCGTCTCCTGAGATGTTGAATCCGCCATGCAATCGCCTGCGCACGACGTGCAGAGGTAGATCTCGGTGAGTACCGGAAAAAAGCCGGTGATCTACCGAGGTTTAACGTGGACTCTGGCTAGATCGCCAGAGGAAGAGGTGGAACCCTAGAGAAACCCTAGGGGAATCACGCACACGGAGCAGACGCCGGTTTGACACGGAGCAGACGCCTTGAGACAAGCTATTCTCAACTCAGGTCCGCTGTAAAATTTCCCTCGGAATTAAACCCATCTCTGAATAGCATAGCCCAGCCCACTTTGTTGAAAAAGTACGAAGGCACAAGGCCCACAGTTTTCTAGAAGAGGCGAGCCGAAAGTGTAAGGCCCTGCTACGCGGGAAGCATCCAAAGGAGCGCCAAAAAACCAGAAGAGTCGAAGACACGGCTGCGCGGCGCACCCCCACCGCCAGTCCCTCGCCGCCAGCCGAGGAGACGAAGGCCGGAATCCGCCGCCGCGTCCATCGAGGAGCGCGCGCAAGCCACCATGAAGTTCAAGGCCTCCTTCACCGACGACGGCATCTCCCTGCTCGACAAGCGTAAGCCCCAGTGCAGCGCACTCCTCGATTCCCCTCCCTCCCCCCGTCGCAATTCGCCGAACACCTCACGCGCGCCCCGCAATTCCGTTCCCGCAGGGTTCCTCCCGGCCATCGACAAGGTGGGCCGCGTGTGCCACGTCTACCTCACCCCCACGCACGCCATGCTCCTCCACAACCTCCTCGGCTCCACGGGGCCCGAAGGCGACGGGCCGCAGTGCGTCGCGCAGTTCGCCAAGGACCTCCTCTTCCGCGAGTACAACGTGTCGTCGCGGGACGGCAACCGCGTCGCCTTCTCCGTCGACGTCGCGCTGCTCCATCGCGCCATCCGTAGCGCGCTCGCCGTCCACGCGCAGTCGCCGGCTGACGGGGACGCCCCCGCGGCGATTCAGGTCAAGCTCGTCAACAAGCAGACCCCCGGGTCCCGTTCTGCTGCCCCGTTCCTCACGTTCGAGACCAAGGGCGCTCGCTCCGCCGTCGTGCAGGACGTCCCCATCTCGAAGCCACTGTCACGCTCCGATGTTGCGCGCTTGCAGGATGCGCTTGACGCCGCCCAAGAGCTTCCTGAGGTGTGGTGCTCTCACATGGCATTTTCCAGTTTCTTATCATTCATCAGTAAAAAAATTCTCCTATTTGTATACCCGATTGAATGTTTTCACAACATAATGTACTCTAGCTGTCCAAATGCGAAACGAATTAATCAAATGGAAGCAGGTTGTGGCTATGAAACTTCTGATGGCTTAGTTGTGATGCTGGACTGCAGAAACAAAATTAGGTACCAATTCATACAGGCTGAGTCATAGAACTAGTAATGGCCTGGATCCATCCTCCGAACCACATTTTGTTTGTTGAACCCGTGAACTTGGTATTCACATAATTTGCCAGTAGTAAACATAATTTTAGCTTTAACATGATGAAGTTTGATCATGTATTCGCGTCTCATTATTTGAAGCTGTTTTAAAGGTCCAATCAATGTAAATCTGAAGCACAGAACCACTCTTAAATTGTTGTACCAAAAAATCCTCAAGATATCCATGTTCCACCAAGATACAGCACAATATATCCATTTAATAATAATCAACAAATAATTAAAATCTCAAATGTAGAAATATAAAAAATATGAATCTGTGAATGATTTCACATAATTTACTGCTAGTAAAGATGTTTAGTTTTTAGACAGTAAAATTTGATTGTGTCTCATTATTTGAAGCACTGATCTAGACGTCTAGTTCATTTTGATTGATGTGGATATTCCTGTCTTGCAATGTTATTACCTTTCGGAAATTACTAAAATGATCTATCTGCGAGCAAGAAACTGGATTTATACTAACAATAGTCAACAAATGATTACAGAAGTATAAAATGTAAAAATAGCAATGATGCCTATTGAACAGTTCTTATTAGTTCTCGCAGTTCAGATGTTCTTTTTAATGCTAAGTATTTTTCGTCGCTGAAATATCTGTATCTACTCAGATGTCTGTACTGCTTTTCATCTTAAATGTATCTTCAACTTAGATGATTGTGAGAAGAAATTTATCTTACTGATGTTCTATGCTTTTTCCATACTCGCTTGGTGTTATCTTTCTACTGTCAGCTGCTTATTAGAAGAAATTTATCTTTCTGCAGACTCTGGTCCAGGTTCCAGATCTGCAACAGTTACAGAACCTGGTGGATCGTCTAAAAAACATTGGTGATCTGCTGTCTGTAACTGTTACCCAATATGGTGATCTCCATCTACAAGTTTCAACTTCTCTTGTTACCGTTGGTTCAGAATTCAAAAGGCTTCGGATTCTTGGTGCTCGTGGTAAACTATGGCCGCTGGGAGTTGTAATCAGTATTCAGCATTAGCTTCCTTAAATTCCAAAGTAGGTGTCATTAGTGCTCAAATCACTTCACTTTTGTATAACGATGTTTTCTATTTCAGCAAATGCACCTGTTGTTGATCAAAATGTGAGTGCTACCATTCGTATGGAAATGGCGGTTGAGAGAGGCGAAGCACTGTCAGTGGTATTGCTCCTAAGCTCCATTTATTTATTCATCATTTTATTCTTTTCATGTCAGATGTTCACAGGTGTCTGTTATTCTATTTTCTTGCAGCAAGTGAGTATGAAGCACCTAGTTAAGAGCCTACAATGTCATTTGGCCAAGCCAGATTGTACCTTCTATGGTTTGTTTTTCAGCCGCCTCTTTAAACCTGTTGAAAAATAATCTAAATTTATATTAACTATTGCCTTGATTTTTTGTATAGGTATTGCTCCCAATGGTGCTTGCTTGACAGTGATATTCCAGTACTTCATTCCAGGAACACGGTTGACGGACAAATCCATTAGCTTTTACTGTAGGCTTCCAGTCCTTGACCCTGGCACCAGCTAAAGTAAACTATATCACAGCATGGTACTTACTTGCTTTTATTATCAGTAGATTAGGTTAGGTAACATTATCTAGCTGGTGTGCCTTTAGTTTTATGACTTGTTTGTGGCTTTCATATATATTAACTTGATGTCTTGCGTTGGTGACATTCGGGTGTGGGTACCTCAATATCGACCCTGAAAAATACCTGAATCGTTTTGATCTACAAAAATGTTGTGCTAGTTTCTTTGTTCCAGATTATCACTTGCAGTTGCATGCACCCCTTTTCCACTTCAATATAAATTATTTGATGTTTTTTGTCTACATCAGTACTACTATTCCTAGTTATATTCCGTGCTGCTCTGAAGGATTATCTCTACCAAGGCAACTGCTAAGAAAAGTGACTCTTATGATAGAAGTGTTCGAAGCAATTCTCACTAAATTTAGGTATGCTTTGAATAAAATTAGGACACCACCAGATAGAAAGTGCATAACGCCCAAGAAAACCCAGCTGGCCACGAAATTAGGCCATCCTTTATATATGGATTCAGATTTCTGGTATGGCTCTTAAGCAAGATATGCGAATCTAGCTTTTCGTTCCATGGGATCTATTTGGACTAACTGCGCTTCATCAAACCTCCAGGTCCCTCTTAAATGAAACCACCAGTTTCTCCAATGTTTATATCCTGCTGGCAGATTTTCTTACGAGCACATGCACATGTATGTCTCACCCATAACGTTTCCCTGCATCGCACATGACATCTTCTCTGTTGCTTATTTACTCCTCTCGTTGCTTCTATCACCATGCCATTTGTTTTTGAGTTGGGTGGAAGGTCTGCTCAttcattctactccctccgtaaagaaatataagagcgtttagatcgctaaagtagtgatctaaacgctcttatatttctttacagagggagtaacttCTAAGGATGAAGATATTTTAGAAGTTACAACACCTGTTCTAGATGAATTCAGCAAGTATCGTAAAAAGAAAACATGGTCTCATTCAGGGAAAACACAGTAAACACACCACCAGATGCCACTGCAATCATACTATCCATGGCATTTAACGTCATAGTGACTATCTGACCCACACTTCCAATTAAGATTGATCGTCTATGGAGTATTACTAACCCCTTTTGACTGTTTGGAAGTGCAAAATATACTCTGTTAGAATTCCCTCTGATGTATGCATGCCAAAACGGATCTGGGACATTTTTAGAGGAAACAAAGAGAGGGACCATTTTATTTAGATGAAAGCGACAATTGTTAGTGGAGATGTGATACCAGGGGCACACACGTGGGCTCCTGGGGTGAATAGTAAATTCGGCAACAATATTTTTTTAAACAATGTATTTTATGTGCGTTGAAAGTTTCTGAAGAAAAGAAATGTTTGGGCCTCGCTAAAACAAACAAAAGCAAGTTCTCTAAAAAGCCATTTTTTAAGCATCAAATGTGTTTTCTTTCACACAAACCACAAGGTTTGTCTATTCTCCATGAAAGTTTACATTCATGTGAATGACACGGACATGTCTAAATTTTTTTCTTGTGTTGAAAatcatttgttttttcaccctgtTCGCTCCTGGATGCACCTTCGAATCGCCGGGGCATATACCGACTTCGAACCTGGCATAAGGGGACCAGCCTAA
The window above is part of the Triticum aestivum cultivar Chinese Spring chromosome 2A, IWGSC CS RefSeq v2.1, whole genome shotgun sequence genome. Proteins encoded here:
- the LOC123185725 gene encoding uncharacterized protein, which gives rise to MKFKASFTDDGISLLDKRFLPAIDKVGRVCHVYLTPTHAMLLHNLLGSTGPEGDGPQCVAQFAKDLLFREYNVSSRDGNRVAFSVDVALLHRAIRSALAVHAQSPADGDAPAAIQVKLVNKQTPGSRSAAPFLTFETKGARSAVVQDVPISKPLSRSDVARLQDALDAAQELPETLVQVPDLQQLQNLVDRLKNIGDLLSVTVTQYGDLHLQVSTSLVTVGSEFKRLRILGARANAPVVDQNVSATIRMEMAVERGEALSVQVSMKHLVKSLQCHLAKPDCTFYGIAPNGACLTVIFQYFIPGTRLTDKSISFYCRLPVLDPGTS